The DNA region GGACACGATCCTATCCCTGGAGGTGCCCACCAGGAAACCGTAACCGCTGTCCAAAACCTCGGGCCTCTCGGTCACGTCCCTCAATATGAGCACCCGCTTGCGAAGCCCCGAGGCCTCCTCCTGAACCCCTCCGCTGTCGCTAAGGATGAAGAGGCACCGGTCCATGGCCCACACGAAGTCCGGGTAGTCCAAGGGATCACACAGAACCGCCCGGTCCTCCCCTCCCAATATCTCCATCCAGACAGACCTAACGTCCGGGTTGCGGTGCATGGGGATAAGGGCCTTCAGATCCCTCCTGACGCCCAACAGGTCCCTCACCGACAGGGCTATCTCCCTCAAGGGGGCCCCCCAGGACTCCCTCCGATGGGCGGTAACCAGTATGAAGGGACCGTCCCCTACAGCCCCTATGGCCTTTGAGGGGGAGGACACGTGATCCCTCATCCAAAGGAGAGCATCTATGACCGTGTTGCCCGTCACCAAGATGCTCCCCTCCCGGATGCCGTCCGCTACAAGGTTCCGCCGGGCACCTTCGGTGGGTGCGAAGTGAAGGGACGATATCCGATCGGTGAAAACCCGGTTCATCTCCTCCGGGAATGGTCGCCTCATATCGCCGCTCCGGAGCCCCGCCTCCACATGACCAACCGGCACGTCCCGATAGAAGGCCGCCAGGGCGGACGCCATGGTGGTGGTGGTGTCCCCGTGGACCAGCACCGCGGCGGGGCGGCAATCGTCCAGGAAGTCCCCCACCCCCTGAAGGACCGCGGAGGTGACGTAATCCAGGGACTGCCTCTCCCGCATTATGCCCAGGTCCGCGTGAGGGGTGAGCTGGAAGGGGGCCAGGGCCTGGTACAGCATCTGGGAGTGCTGTCCCGTGGCCAGGAGCACCACGTCGAAGCTCCCCCTCTCCCTCAATGCGATCACCACCGGGGCCATCTTTATGGCCTCGGGCCTGGTGCCTACAACGCAAACCACCTTCAGCCTATCCAATAATATCTCCTCCAGACAATGGCCCTAATCAATCAAATCAACCTCCCCAGGAACCAAGAGCCTTGACCCCTGCCAAGAGCAGCAGACAGTGGAAAGCAGCCAGAATCGCCAGCACCTTCTCCTTTCTAATTCCCCTATCGAGAAGCCTGTGATGCCCATGGGTCCTATCGGGAAGAAACGGTGACCTCCTCTTAATGATCCTGCCGGTCATGACAACCAGGGTGTCCAGGACAGGGAGCCCCCCTAGTAGGAAAAGCACCAACATGAGTCTCAATATGCCCATGGATGCCATGGGTTCCCACGCGTTCCATAGGATGAGCGCCCCGCAAAGATACCCCAGGAGAGTGCTTCCTCCATCCCCCAGGAATGTCTTGGCTTTGGGGAAGTTCCAGAGCATGACACCCAGCACCAGCCCAGCGGTGAGGGCCCACGGGAAGGGACCGAAGGTCACCGCACAGAAGCCCATGGTGATAAGCGCCATGGAGAGGCACAGGCCGTCCATCCCATCCACCAGGTTGAACGCGTTGGTCAGCCCGGTTATCCAGATCACCGAGGCAATCCGGTGCAGTAGGGGCAAGTCCAAGGGATATATGGCCCCGTACGAGGCGGCCAGATGAACCAGGAACCTCACCGATGGGGACAGGGAGCTCATGTCGTCCAGGTAGCCCACAAGGAAGACCACCGTGGCACCGGTGGCAACGAAGGGGACAAAGCGCCCCTCATCCCCGAAGAGCAGGAAGATCAACAAAAGCCCCATCCACAACACTATCCCAGCCCCCCGGGGGGTCACCGAGCTGTGCTGCTTCCTGCCCCCGGGAACGTCCAGAAGGCGGAATCGCCTGGCCAGTGCCATGGAGAGGGGAACCGCCACGAAGGCCCCCAACATGGCCCCCAGGGCCCTCAGCAGGTGGCTCCAAATGTCACCTCCCATGGGTTGTAACTATCTGGTCCCAAAGAGCCTGTCCCCCGCGTCGCCAAGCCCGGGGACTATGTAGCCGTGGTCGTTCAGGTGGCTGTCCAGGGCGGCGGTGTATATGTCCACCTCCGGGTGGCTGCTCTTGACCCGGGCGACACCCTCGGGGGCGGCTATCAGGGCCACCAGGGATATCCGCTTGGCCCCCTTTCGCTTGACCAGGTCTATGGCCGCCGCGGCGGACCCGCCGGTGGCCAGCATGGGGTCCACAATGTAGACGTCCCGATCCTCTATGTCCCCGGGCAACTTGCAGTAGTACTCCACCGGCTCCAGAGTGTTGGGATCCCTGTAGAGTCCCACATGTCCCACCTTGGCGTTGGGGATCAGCCTCAAGATGCCCTCCACCATGCCAAGCCCCGCCCGGAGCACCGGCACCACCGCCATCTTCTTGCCCGCCAGGGTGAAGGCCTTGGTGGGACCAAGGGGGGTGCAGACGTCAATCTCCTCCAACGAAAGATCCCGGGTTATCTCGTAGACCATGAGGCCCGCGATCTCCTGCACCAGCTCCCTAAAGTCCTTGGAAGAGGTGTTCTTGTCCCTTATGATCCCCAGCTTGTGCTGGATCAACGGATGACTGACCACCACGAGCCTCCCGTTGGCCCGGACTTGGCCCATGGCCTCCTCCTTGTATACCGACCTCTCGTAGTCCCTTATCTTCTGGTTCCTGGCCTCGTATCGGCCCCCCAGGAACTGGGTGGACAGCCAGGTGTCCACCATCTCCGCCGCCAGATCGGGCCCCACCAGGCGTCCCCCTATGGCCAACACGTTGGAGTCGTTGTGCTCCCGAGAGAGCCTGGCCTCGGTGGTGTCCCTGCAGAGGGCCGCATAGACCCCGGGCACCTTGTTGGCCACGATGGACATGCCTATTCCGCTTCCGCAGACCAATATTCCCCGATCCACCTCACCCCGGGACACCGCCTCCGCCACCTTGATCCCCCAGTCGGGGAAGTCCACCCGGGCCTCGGCAGAGCAAGTCCCCATATCAAGTACCTGGTAACCCTTGGATCGAACAAAACCGATCAGGTGCTCCTTTAGAACGAAACCCGCATGGTCGGAACCTATGGCTATCTTCATCTCCAAGTTATCCTCCTCTTCAGCCTCAAGGAAGGGCTATCTAAGCTTCAAGACCACATCATGGGGATTATGCCATAAAAAATGGGCAGCCAAAAGCCGCCCCTTCGCACAACGTTAAGTGATCTGACGCTCAACGGGAGGGAGAAAGGACCTGATCGAGGATCTCCTCCGCGAGGCTGTAGGGGTCCGTCCGCCTCTCCAGGAGTTCCTCCAGCACCCCATGATCTTTCCTGTCCTCCCACACCCGGTTGACCATGGCGGCGATCTCCCTTCTAAGGATTCCCTCCACCTGAGACTCTATCCGGGATATGCGCCGCTGGCGCCCCTCTTGACTGCTCATCAGGTGATACCAGTGGGAATCGATGGCCTTCACCGCATCCCCTACGCCCTCCCCCCGCTCCGCACAGGTCTTCACCACCGGCGGCCGCCAATCCACCCGGGGGGAGATGTCCAACATCATCCTGACGTCCGCCACCACCTTGTCGGCCCCATCCCT from Thermanaerovibrio acidaminovorans DSM 6589 includes:
- the wecB gene encoding non-hydrolyzing UDP-N-acetylglucosamine 2-epimerase, which produces MDRLKVVCVVGTRPEAIKMAPVVIALRERGSFDVVLLATGQHSQMLYQALAPFQLTPHADLGIMRERQSLDYVTSAVLQGVGDFLDDCRPAAVLVHGDTTTTMASALAAFYRDVPVGHVEAGLRSGDMRRPFPEEMNRVFTDRISSLHFAPTEGARRNLVADGIREGSILVTGNTVIDALLWMRDHVSSPSKAIGAVGDGPFILVTAHRRESWGAPLREIALSVRDLLGVRRDLKALIPMHRNPDVRSVWMEILGGEDRAVLCDPLDYPDFVWAMDRCLFILSDSGGVQEEASGLRKRVLILRDVTERPEVLDSGYGFLVGTSRDRIVSTAMRVLNGELPAPAVASPFGDGRASARIAEALESYLIDRRKN
- a CDS encoding glycosyltransferase family 4 protein, with product MGGDIWSHLLRALGAMLGAFVAVPLSMALARRFRLLDVPGGRKQHSSVTPRGAGIVLWMGLLLIFLLFGDEGRFVPFVATGATVVFLVGYLDDMSSLSPSVRFLVHLAASYGAIYPLDLPLLHRIASVIWITGLTNAFNLVDGMDGLCLSMALITMGFCAVTFGPFPWALTAGLVLGVMLWNFPKAKTFLGDGGSTLLGYLCGALILWNAWEPMASMGILRLMLVLFLLGGLPVLDTLVVMTGRIIKRRSPFLPDRTHGHHRLLDRGIRKEKVLAILAAFHCLLLLAGVKALGSWGG
- the upp gene encoding uracil phosphoribosyltransferase; the protein is MKIAIGSDHAGFVLKEHLIGFVRSKGYQVLDMGTCSAEARVDFPDWGIKVAEAVSRGEVDRGILVCGSGIGMSIVANKVPGVYAALCRDTTEARLSREHNDSNVLAIGGRLVGPDLAAEMVDTWLSTQFLGGRYEARNQKIRDYERSVYKEEAMGQVRANGRLVVVSHPLIQHKLGIIRDKNTSSKDFRELVQEIAGLMVYEITRDLSLEEIDVCTPLGPTKAFTLAGKKMAVVPVLRAGLGMVEGILRLIPNAKVGHVGLYRDPNTLEPVEYYCKLPGDIEDRDVYIVDPMLATGGSAAAAIDLVKRKGAKRISLVALIAAPEGVARVKSSHPEVDIYTAALDSHLNDHGYIVPGLGDAGDRLFGTR